Within the Alteromonas sp. M12 genome, the region ATTTGCCGGCACCGCTAGGACCCACTAAGGCTATCCGCTCACCAGGTTCTATTTGTAAGTTAAGATGTTTAAGAACCGCTACTTGCTCAGCGCTAGGATAAGCGAAATTAACGTCTAGAATATCTAAGCGTCCTGAAATAACCTCGGGTAACAATTGAGGTTTCGCCGGTGCTTCAATAAGCGGTCGAGTATTGAGTAATTCCAATAAGCGCTCACTTGCCCCTGCCGCCTTTTGAATTTCACCAATCACTTCACTTATTGTAGCCACAGCCCCGCCGGCCATTACCGCATAAAACATAAATGCAGTAAGCTCGCCGGCGCTAACCCCAGCACTTAGCACCTCTTTAGCGCCTAACCAAGCAACAATGGTAATAGCAGTAATACTGATCCCCATTACCAATGAAATCATTAGCGCGCGATATTTTATTCGATGACTAGCAGCCAACATCACTGCCTCAATACGGTCAGCAAATAAACGACGGTCGATACCTTCATGGGTATAGGCTTGTACAGTTTGAATTTCGTGCAAACTTTCATCCACATATGCGCCCATATCGGCAACACGATCCTGACTATTTCGAGCGTAAATACGTACTCTTGCGCCTAAGAACTTAATCGGTAGGAGCACTAAGGGCACAGCAATCAAAACGTATAAAGTAAGTAAAGGACTGGTAATAAACATCAACAACATCGAGCCAATAAAGGTGATTGACGCTCGCAATGCCATGGATAGGCCCATACCCACCACAGTTTGCAACACTGTTGTATCTGCGGTGAACCGCGAAATCACTTCACCGGTTCGGGTTGATTCAAAAAAGCCTGGGGATAGATTCAAAAGATGGAAATATACTTGTTTTCGAATATCGGCACTGACCCGTTCGCCTAGCCATATCATTAAATAAAACCGAAAAAACGCTGCTAAACTACCAAGCAAAGCAATCCCCAAAACCACAAACACCATTTGATTTAGTTTGTCACTGTTATTGGCCAAAAAGCCTTCATCAACGACGACTTTGACACCTTGACCAAGCATCAACCAAGACACTGCGCCCACAATTAACGCTAGAATAGCTAACACAACTCTACGGCGATAAGGTTTGAGTTGACTAAAAATCCAACTGATTAACTGACGGGTTTGAATTTTTTCGGACGACATGTGTACTCATTGCAAATAGGTTTTGTTTATCCTACTTAAACTTACCTTACTTGTAATGATAATTCAGCTCAATGCACCTTAAAAACAGTGGAGTGTATTTTTGTTGATTACTTCACCTAACCACAAAGAGTTGTTTTTTATTTATGCTGGCTATCCCAAGTTTATTTTATCTTGTATTTGTTGTTTTAGCGCAGCGGGGTCTTCTACCGAAAGATACACTTTATTAAAAGGCTCATTGAGCATGCCCATCATCGAAAAATAACTTATTTCATGATTAAAAGTGAGTAATATATTAGCGGTTTTACCTCGCCCTAAAATTAGCGATTCGGTCAATTCTTGTTTATTCCAACACCCAGTATCGACGGTTTTTATGGTTAATAACGGAATAACCATGATAGACAAAAACGATGAATTCAATACTAAATTGTTGTCTAAAAAATACACCGAGTGGTAACGACTTATTCGATAGTTTGCACAGATAGAAATAATTGAATAGCTAATAAAAGAAGCCACAATTAGTGCAACCAATTCACTGATAGTGGCAATTAGCATATAGGCAAGACCAGCAACTAGCGTTAAACCGCATAACATACAAATAAAATGCAAAGGATAACGGGATAATAATTTCAAATGCGTCACTGGGCGCGGATGATTGCGAGACAAAAATGGTAGGCAGTAATACCAACTAGCGGGCTCATAGGAGAGCGTGATGGAGAGTTGTTGCTTTTTCTCATCATCATCACTGTTAATGCTGTTGATCATATGCACTCTTGGATCACCTTTGAGTTTTCGTGCCTGCCAGAGCGATTTGATCACGTGGGCGATTAAGAAAAATTCGATGGCCAGCAAAATACCAATAATCGGAATTCGTAACCACATAACAAATTCAAAATAATCAGCGATCTGTGCAGCAAAACTAAAACGTGCGATACCTGCACTTAGTGAAAAAATTAAGATCATCTTCCAAGGCTTTTGATTGCCTGCCTTGATGATTAATAACCAATACAGAATGGGTAGAAGTAGAAAATAAACTATTGCAAAACCAGCACTTAAAATTGTGTCAGTTTCGCTATTAAGTTGTTCAGGAAGAAAGTAAAAACCGGCGCTATAGCAAATAACAGCGATAATCAAAAAAGCGAGACGAGACTTTACAGCTTTGCGCACATCAGGTTCCTACAACGCAACGATTTGAATAGAACTCGATTCTACTTGAGAATAGTTATAATCACTATGGCTTACAGAGTTTGCGCTAAAAATGAAAATTAACAAAAAATGCCACACTCAGTACTTCAAACTAATGGGGGATTCAGATACGTTAAGAAAGGATTCAAATTGTTGATCTATTTCGCGTCTCTTACCGGATTTCTCAATAAGTGCCAAAGCTTCATTAAAACGATCAATATGTTGCTGTGCATCTTTGAACTGACGAGAGACAATATAAAAAAGTGGAACATTAGCCACAGGGATTTGCAGCACATTGACGTTAGAAAGTTTTGTAAAAAGTGTAGCGTTATTTTCACTTTGTAGATAACCATTGATAAACCCCAAATCACTCCAACCTTTTGCCACTTGCATAACGCATCCACCAGCCGTCGATGCGTTTTGGATTATC harbors:
- a CDS encoding ABC transporter transmembrane domain-containing protein, which gives rise to MSSEKIQTRQLISWIFSQLKPYRRRVVLAILALIVGAVSWLMLGQGVKVVVDEGFLANNSDKLNQMVFVVLGIALLGSLAAFFRFYLMIWLGERVSADIRKQVYFHLLNLSPGFFESTRTGEVISRFTADTTVLQTVVGMGLSMALRASITFIGSMLLMFITSPLLTLYVLIAVPLVLLPIKFLGARVRIYARNSQDRVADMGAYVDESLHEIQTVQAYTHEGIDRRLFADRIEAVMLAASHRIKYRALMISLVMGISITAITIVAWLGAKEVLSAGVSAGELTAFMFYAVMAGGAVATISEVIGEIQKAAGASERLLELLNTRPLIEAPAKPQLLPEVISGRLDILDVNFAYPSAEQVAVLKHLNLQIEPGERIALVGPSGAGKSTLFQLLLRFYDITSGSIQIDGFHCHMLSPDDLRKQFALVPQESVIFATNALENIRYGRPDATMDEVIEAAKAARADKFIGELQDGYFTDLGERGVRLSGGQKQRIAIARAILADRPILLLDEATSALDATNEQLVKQALDKLMDGKTTLIIAHRLSTVVNADRIVVMDKGEVVAIGSHHELMQGNSVYRQFAELQLVS